Proteins co-encoded in one Arachis hypogaea cultivar Tifrunner chromosome 13, arahy.Tifrunner.gnm2.J5K5, whole genome shotgun sequence genomic window:
- the LOC112783787 gene encoding uncharacterized protein, with product MDEYPLSGLESHHRRFKAHWFKSFSWLEYSPEVDAAAFCLPCYLFSRKSSPFTSGGFRNWKKVNNGKDCAFLSHVGKSLNSPHNIAVKSCKDLLNQLCHIDKVLAKQSSQQVLSNLLRLKASIDTVRWLTFQACAFRGHDESHESQNRENFLEMLKLLASYNKEVDAVVLDNAPQNAIYTSPSIQKEILHVFARKVQNKIRNEIGNAKFCLIVDEARDDSRREQMALVVRFVDKHGFVKERLIDVVHVKDTTSATLKQEICSVLSHHNLNIQNVRGQGYDEDSNMRGEWKWLQALIIQECPYAYYVHCFTHQLQLALVATAKEVVDVHVFFQSLSNIINVVCFSCKRNDELRSAYATEISHLVATNQIETGMGANQIGTLKRSGDTRWSSHFNSICSLLRMFGATTSVLEDLATNGSTYSQRGDATYALKSLLSFDFVFILHMMKESMGITDKLCQALQQKSQDILNAMHLVSSTKSLIQQLRDSSWGALLEKVSSFCNDHAIQIPDMGASFSDIIRSRRKKDVVTVEHHYRVDIFTSVIDFQLKELNSRFSEQATELLILSTSLDPKDAFNKAARDGSGEDTTQRCGSKDRDAVLEKRQNKALARR from the exons ATGGATGAGTACCCTCTTTCTGGTCTAGAAAGTCATCATCGTCGTTTCAAAGCTCATTGGTTTAAGAGTTTTTCTTGGCTAGAATATTCGCCAGAAGTGGATGCTGCTGCATTTTGTCTTCCATGCTATTTATTTTCTAGAAAATCAAGTCCATTCACATCAGGAGGATTTCGCAATtggaaaaaagtgaataatggaaaggATTGTGCATTTTTATCTCATGTGGGTAAATCTCTTAATTCTCCTCATAATATTGCTGTTAAGTCTTGTAAAGATTTGCTTAATCAATTATGTCACATTGACAAAGTATTGGCTAAGCAAAGCTCACAACAAGTTTTAAGCAATTTATTGCGTCTTAAAGCCTCTATTGATACTGTCAGATGGTTAACGTTTCAAGCTTGTGCTTTTAGGGGACATGACGAGAGTCATGAGTCTCAGAATCGAGAAAATTTTCttgaaatgttaaaattattagctTCTTACAATAAAGAAGTGGATGCAGTTGTTTTGGATAATGCTCCTCAAAATGCAATATACACATCACCTTCTATTCAAAAGGAAATTCTACATGTTTTTGCTAGAAAGGTGCAAAATAAAATTCGCAATGAGATTGGTAATGCAAAAttttgtttgattgttgatgaaGCTAGAGATGATTCTAGAAGAGAACAAATGGCACTTGTTGTTAGATTTGTTGATAAGCATGGATTTGTCAAAGAAAGGCTAATAGATGTTGTTCATGTCAAAGATACTACTTCTGCTACTCTAAAACAAGAGATTTGTTCTGTATTATCTCATCACAATCTCAACATTCAAAATGTTCGAGGTCAAGGGTATGACGAAGATAGTAATATGCGTGGAGAGTGGAAATGGTTACAAGCTTTAATTATTCAAGAATGTCCTTATGCATATTATGTTCATTGCTTTACTCATCAATTACAGCTAGCTCTTGTTGCCACGGCTAAAGAAGTTGTTGATGTTCATGTTTTTTTCCAAAGTTTGAGTAATATTATCAATGTTGTGTGCTTTTCTTGCAAACGCAATGATGAATTACGATCTGCTTATGCAACTGAAATTTCTCATTTAGTTGCAACTAATCAAATTGAAACAGGAATGGGAGCAAATCAAATTGGCACATTAAAAAGATCAGGAGATACTAGGTGGAGCTCTCACTTCAACTCAATTTGTAGCCTTTTACGTATGTTTGGAGCAACAACTTCAGTTCTGGAAGATTTGGCTACTAATGGATCTACATATTCTCAACGTGGTGATGCTACTTATGCTCTTAAatctttattatcatttgattttgttttcattttgcatATGATGAAAGAAAGCATGGGAATCACTGATAAACTTTGTCAAGCATTGCAACAAAAATCTCAAGACATTTTGAATGCTATGCATCTGGTTTCTAGTACAAAGTCATTGATTCAACAGTTAAGAGATAGTAGTTGGGGAGCACTTTTGGAGAAAGTTAGTTCTTTCTGCAATGATCATGCTATTCAGATACCTGATATGGGTGCTTCTTTTAGTGACATAATTCGGTCTCGTCGTAAAAAGGATGTTGTCACTGTTGAACACCACTATCGTGTTGACATTTTTACTAGCGTGATAGATTTTCAATTGAAAGAGCTAAATAGTAGATTTAGTGAGCAAGCAACCGAGCTCCTCATATTGAGTACATCTTTAGATCCTAAAGATGCTTTCAA CAAAGCAGCACGTGATGGAAGTGGCGAAGACACGACACAACGGTGTGGAAGCAAGGACAGAGATGCAGTATTGGAGAAGCGGCAAAACAAGGCTCTGGCTCGACGATAA
- the LOC112792397 gene encoding uncharacterized protein, which translates to MADEPMPTRWSFQDFKLNYDAMFGRKKVVENGEAADKAVGNGNLLNHASNGNLQAKRSSDMTIFEQFQSQGQNPAQTNGFSPNHGDERPQKSLLPPFESAEMRALAESLSRDIIRGSPNVKWESIKGLGNAKLLLKEAVVMPIKYPKYFTGLLSPWKGILLFGPPGTGKTMLAKAVATECQTTFFNISASSVVSKWRGDSEKLIKVLFELARHHAPSTIFLDEIDAIISQRGEARSEHEASRRLKTELLIQMDGLAKTDELVFVLAATNLPWELDAAMLRRLEKRILVPLPEPEARRSMFEELLPPQPDEEEIPYDLLVERTEGYSGSDIRLLCKETAMQPLRRLMSQLEQRQEVVPEEELPKVGPIRYEDIEAALKNTRPSAHLHAHKYEKFNADYGSQILH; encoded by the exons atGGCCGATGAACCAATGCCCACTCGCTGGTCCTTCCAG gacTTCAAATTGAATTATGATGCGATGTTTGGGAGGAAGAAAGTGGTGGAGAATGGTGAGGCAGCTGATAAAGCTGTTGGTAATGGAAACTTATTGAACCATGCATCCAACGGCAATCTGCAAGCTAAAAGATCATCTGATATGACAATCTTTGAGCAGTTTCAGAGCCAG GGGCAGAATCCGGCGCAGACAAATGGCTTTTCACCAAACCATGGGGACGAAAGGCC GCAAAAGTCTTTGCTTCCACCTTTTGAATCTGCAGAGATGCGTGCTTTAGCAGAGAGCTTAAGTAG GGATATAATTCGTGGGAGTCCAAATGTGAAGTGGGAAAGCATCAAGGGGTTAGGGAATGCCAAACTTTTGCTAAAAGAGGCTGTTGTGATGCCAATTAAGTATCCCAA GTACTTTACTGGTCTGTTATCTCCATGGAAAGGCATTCTCCTTTTTGGCCCACCAGGGACAGGAAAG ACAATGCTTGCAAAGGCTGTTGCAACAGAGTGCCAGACtacattttttaatatttcaGCATCATCTGTTGTCAGCAAATGGCGAG GTGATTCCGAGAAGTTGATAAAGGTGTTATTTGAGCTTGCAAGACACCATGCCCCCTCAACCATATTTCTTGatgaaattgatgcaatcattAGTCAACGCGGTGAAGCACGCAGTGAACATGAAGCAAGTAGACGACTAAAAACTGAACTACTCATACAG ATGGACGGTTTGGCCAAGACTGATGAGCTTGTTTTTGTTTTGGCGGCAACAAATCTTCCCTGGGAATTGGATGCAGCCATGCTCCGCCGTCTTGAGAAGCGA ATCCTTGTACCACTCCCAGAACCAGAAGCAAGAAGATCCATGTTCGAGGAACTCCTTCCTCCACAGCCTGATGAGGAAGAGATCCCCTATGATTTGCTAGTGGAGCGGACCGAAGGATATTCAGGGTCAGATATCCGGTTACTCTGCAAAGAGACAGCAATGCAGCCTTTGAGACGCCTAATGTCTCAACTTGAACAGAGACAAGAGGTGGTACCGGAAGAAG AGTTGCCAAAAGTTGGGCCAATCAGGTATGAAGATATAGAAGCAGCATTGAAAAACACAAGGCCATCTGCTCACCTACATGCCCATAAATATGAAAAGTTTAATGCTGATTATGGCAGTCAAATACTTCACTGA
- the LOC112783795 gene encoding putative F-box protein At3g29830, with protein MAEKETDKISSLPEELLLNILSSLPFKEAAKTCILSKKWLKLWQSTNTVKNNQLECNNVEVPQRKAFNNFIKIWITLHKNNHLQDKFTLRVSPPSNCGDIVGAYVDFAVEDGVKDLELDFAEAQWEDEHPEENIHDASVEFPRHLYENKKLHQKLESLKLHSCSFETKNFAKFVALKDVTLAWIPLKLESIRTLLSTCEWIESLSLKNCWDIESFDVKKLELKKLVIDRCIIGTDYIGFEAPNLKVFKYCGSVPPVSEVKVEAGTIEEADLDLSPMDEFFECGNELQNFLQDFFAVNVLTVCSVILQVIPSGDEPVRLPGGLRVRHLKMKIQMHPQEFCGFLWFLNSCPRLTKVTIDLHHCNILSEYEVPYDVDLKNFWKRLPVPTCFRRSLREVEMNGFIATSDQLYACSYFISAASILTKLSIHVLNNKNDDPHTVEMRRILASQLLHIPKASRDLAIIIR; from the exons ATGGCAGAAAAAGAAACCGACAAAATTTCTTCATTACCCGAAGAGCTTCTTCTCAACATTCTTTCCTCGCTTCCTTTCAAAGAAGCAGCGAAAACATGTATCCTTTCCAAGAAGTGGTTGAAGCTGTGGCAATCTACCAACACAGTGAAGAACAACCAACTCGAATGCAACAACGTTGAAGTACCGCAAAGGAAGGCTTTCAACAACTTCATCAAGATCTGGATCACATTGCACAAAAACAACCATCTCCAAGACAAATTCACCCTCAGGGTTTCTCCTCCTTCGAACTGCGGTGACATCGTTGGAGCCTACGTCGATTTCGCCGTAGAGGACGGCGTGAAAGATTTGGAACTCGATTTCGCCGAAGCGCAGTGGGAGGACGAACATCCTGAAGAGAATATCCACGATGCCTCGGTTGAATTTCCGAGACACCTTTACGAGAACAAGAAACTGCACCAGAAGCTCGAGAGTTTGAAACTGCACTCGTGCAGTTTCGAAACAAAAAATTTCGCCAAGTTTGTGGCactgaaagatgtgactcttgCTTGGATTCCGTTGAAATTGGAATCGATTAGGACGCTGTTATCGACGTGCGAGTGGATCGAGAGTTTGAGCCTGAAGAACTGTTGGGATATTGAATCCTTTGATGTAAAGAAATTGGAACTGAAGAAGTTGGTGATTGATAGGTGCATAATTGGAACGGATTATATTGGTTTTGAGGCGCCAAATTTGAAGGTTTTCAAGTACTGTGGTTCAGTGCCGCCGGTGTCTGAAGTGAAGGTGGAAGCTGGTACCATAGAAGAGGCAGATCTTGATTTAAGCCCCATGGATGAGTTCTTTGAATGTGGCAACGAACTTCAGAATTTTCTTCAAGATTTCTTTGCGGTCAATGTTCTTACAGTTTGCAGCGTGATTCTTCAG GTGATTCCTTCGGGAGATGAACCGGTGAGGCTACCAGGGGGTTTGAGGGTGAGACACTTGAAGATGAAAATCCAAATGCATCCCCAAGAATTTTGCGGATTCCTTTGGTTTCTCAACAGTTGTCCTAGGTTGACCAAAGTTACCATAGACCTTCACCACTGCAATATCCTCTCC GAATATGAAGTCCCTTATGATGTGGATCTTAAGAATTTCTGGAAGAGGTTGCCAGTGCCAACTTGCTTCAGAAGAAGCCTCAGGGAAGTGGAAATGAATGGGTTTATAGCAACAAGCGACCAACTCTATGCATGCTCCTATTTCATCAGTGCGGCTTCAATTTTGACGAAGCTCAGCATCCATGTTTTGAATAACAAGAATGATGACCCTCACACGGTGGAGATGCGTCGTATTTTAGCATCGCAATTGCTCCATATTCCAAAGGCTTCAAGAGATTTGGCCATAATAATTCGTTGA